In Syntrophomonas wolfei subsp. wolfei str. Goettingen G311, a single window of DNA contains:
- a CDS encoding aldehyde dehydrogenase family protein — translation MTLELGGKSPCLVDQDINIEYTARRIIWGKFLNAGQTCVAPDYLLLQREIKEPLLKKMGEVLLKFYGANPRQSTDYARIISEGHFQRLEALLVDGRILYGGEAVREERYIAPTIMDRIAPDSPLLQEEIFGPLLPILEFGDLEEAIQFVNERPKPLALYFFSRNRKRQEQVLKRSSSGGVCINDTLSHISSPYLPFGGVGESGMGSYHGRASFELFSHKKSVLHQSLSFDIPLKYPPYRIPLQALKKLLRILQA, via the coding sequence ATGACCCTGGAATTGGGAGGGAAAAGTCCTTGCCTGGTGGATCAGGATATCAATATCGAGTACACCGCCCGCCGTATTATCTGGGGTAAGTTCTTGAACGCCGGCCAGACTTGCGTGGCCCCCGACTACCTGCTATTGCAGCGGGAGATAAAGGAGCCCCTGTTGAAAAAAATGGGGGAAGTGTTGTTGAAATTCTACGGTGCTAATCCTCGCCAGAGCACCGATTATGCTCGTATCATCAGTGAAGGACATTTTCAGCGACTGGAGGCTCTGCTGGTTGACGGGCGCATCCTCTACGGCGGCGAGGCTGTGCGGGAGGAGCGCTATATTGCCCCTACCATAATGGACCGCATAGCACCTGATAGCCCATTGCTGCAGGAAGAAATATTTGGTCCCCTCTTGCCGATACTAGAATTTGGGGACTTGGAGGAAGCTATCCAATTCGTCAATGAACGGCCCAAACCCCTGGCCCTGTATTTTTTCTCTCGTAACCGGAAACGGCAGGAGCAGGTTTTAAAGCGGAGCAGCTCTGGAGGTGTCTGCATAAATGACACCTTGAGCCACATCTCCAGTCCTTACCTGCCTTTTGGCGGGGTAGGGGAAAGCGGTATGGGCAGTTACCACGGGCGGGCTTCTTTCGAGCTTTTTTCTCATAAAAAGAGCGTTTTACATCAAAGCTTGTCTTTCGATATACCCCTGAAATATCCGCCCTATAGAATACCTCTTCAAGCCTTAAAAAAACTGCTCAGAATTCTCCAAGCTTAA
- a CDS encoding Crp/Fnr family transcriptional regulator — translation MLIRPDDTHRLRLMIPVFYVIIDGHIELSAHSAGTGVNATIAVRGTGDTVGDSSVFDQSASSLTAQIILSEATLLILDGKDIHRLCSLYPNIAMGFIKAISGRNRKLEKMLITMA, via the coding sequence TTGTTAATTCGACCTGATGATACCCATCGACTACGATTAATGATTCCCGTGTTTTATGTTATTATCGATGGTCATATTGAACTAAGCGCTCACTCTGCTGGCACTGGAGTTAATGCCACAATTGCAGTACGAGGAACCGGCGATACCGTTGGAGATAGCAGTGTATTTGACCAGTCTGCTTCTTCACTTACTGCCCAAATCATTCTAAGTGAAGCAACTCTTCTAATTCTCGATGGAAAAGATATACATAGATTGTGCAGTCTTTATCCCAATATTGCGATGGGTTTTATCAAAGCAATCAGTGGGCGGAACCGAAAACTAGAAAAGATGCTAATTACGATGGCCTAG
- a CDS encoding aldehyde dehydrogenase family protein → MTITPNEYRPVPTEVIKKQKAFFQSGASWELAFRMQQLRQLERAIDKWENELLRALELDLGKCRQEAYMTEVGLLRAELAHIMKNLPSWVQTRKVRTPCLYPGARSLIYPEPLGQVLIISPWNYPVYLALTPLLGAMAAGNCTVIKPSELAPHSSAVLQALIQDSFPEEYIAVFEGGAEMSSELLEQPFDHIFFTGGSTVGKLVMQAAARQLYADDPGIGREKSLPGGSGYQYRVHRPPYYLG, encoded by the coding sequence ATGACTATAACCCCAAATGAATATCGACCTGTGCCCACGGAAGTAATAAAAAAACAGAAGGCCTTCTTCCAGAGCGGTGCCAGCTGGGAACTGGCTTTTCGCATGCAACAACTTCGCCAACTGGAGCGGGCAATTGACAAGTGGGAGAATGAACTACTGCGGGCTCTGGAGTTGGATCTGGGCAAATGCCGGCAGGAAGCCTATATGACTGAAGTAGGGCTGCTTCGAGCCGAATTGGCCCATATCATGAAAAACCTGCCCAGCTGGGTGCAGACCCGGAAAGTAAGAACTCCCTGCTTGTACCCGGGGGCGAGAAGCTTGATCTATCCGGAACCTCTGGGTCAAGTGCTGATTATCAGTCCCTGGAATTATCCGGTTTACCTGGCCTTGACTCCCCTGTTGGGAGCGATGGCCGCCGGTAATTGTACGGTGATCAAACCTTCCGAATTAGCCCCGCACAGTTCTGCAGTCCTGCAGGCCCTTATCCAGGATAGCTTTCCCGAGGAATACATCGCAGTGTTTGAAGGTGGGGCCGAGATGAGCAGCGAACTGCTGGAGCAGCCCTTTGACCACATTTTCTTCACCGGCGGTTCGACGGTGGGAAAACTGGTGATGCAGGCCGCTGCCCGCCAGCTTTACGCCGATGACCCTGGAATTGGGAGGGAAAAGTCCTTGCCTGGTGGATCAGGATATCAATATCGAGTACACCGCCCGCCGTATTATCTGGGGTAA
- a CDS encoding DUF4363 family protein — protein MRLLASLLAILLVVLAAGFWTNHSLLQSTKDLSRQIERVSQEIKQEQWEAAQKQNRQLEKTWQEKARWWPIILDHQEIDNIEFSLAKIKEYVASHNLPLALGQLSELKLMIEHIPRKEAVNLENIL, from the coding sequence ATGAGATTACTGGCCAGTTTATTGGCTATTCTGCTGGTAGTACTGGCAGCGGGTTTTTGGACCAATCATTCCCTGCTGCAATCAACCAAAGATCTAAGCCGGCAGATTGAACGGGTCAGCCAGGAAATCAAACAGGAACAATGGGAGGCCGCCCAAAAGCAGAACCGGCAGCTAGAAAAAACCTGGCAGGAAAAAGCCCGGTGGTGGCCCATTATCCTTGATCACCAGGAGATTGACAATATCGAATTTTCTCTGGCCAAAATTAAGGAATATGTAGCCAGCCACAATCTACCCCTGGCGCTGGGACAGCTTTCCGAACTCAAGCTTATGATCGAGCACATCCCGCGTAAAGAAGCGGTAAACCTGGAGAATATTCTTTAG
- a CDS encoding YetF domain-containing protein: MVLVIIRTLILFTVTVIFLRLMGKRQIGQLQPFELVIIIMISELAAIPMENTGIPLLSGLIPIFVLFTAQVTLSYLSLRSEKARGIICGKPSILIENSQIVEDELRRIRYNINDLLEQLRSKNVADIADVEYAILETSGQLSVILKSEKRPVKPEDMDLPVKYDGLPITLVIDGQVINENIKKMNYNEEWLQQKLNESGINNIKDLLFASLDPDGTIYFQLKKGV, from the coding sequence ATGGTCCTGGTAATCATCCGTACCTTAATATTATTTACGGTTACTGTTATATTCCTGCGCTTGATGGGGAAAAGACAGATTGGGCAATTACAGCCTTTTGAGCTGGTGATTATTATAATGATTTCTGAACTGGCCGCCATCCCCATGGAAAATACCGGCATCCCCCTGCTGAGCGGATTGATCCCCATCTTTGTTCTCTTTACCGCCCAGGTTACCTTATCTTATTTATCTTTGCGCAGTGAAAAGGCCCGGGGAATTATCTGCGGCAAACCCAGTATTTTGATTGAAAACTCACAGATTGTGGAAGATGAGTTGAGAAGAATACGCTACAACATCAACGATTTGCTGGAACAGCTGCGTTCCAAGAATGTAGCTGATATAGCCGATGTAGAATATGCCATTTTGGAAACCAGCGGTCAGCTCAGTGTGATTCTTAAATCTGAAAAAAGGCCAGTGAAACCGGAAGATATGGATTTGCCGGTAAAATACGACGGCCTTCCCATAACCCTGGTGATAGACGGACAGGTCATTAATGAAAATATTAAGAAAATGAATTATAACGAGGAATGGCTGCAGCAAAAGCTAAATGAGTCCGGAATAAATAATATAAAAGATCTACTCTTTGCCAGCCTTGACCCGGATGGCACGATCTACTTCCAGCTCAAGAAAGGGGTTTAA